One region of Cobetia sp. cqz5-12 genomic DNA includes:
- a CDS encoding ABC transporter ATP-binding protein gives MSHDAATCPDTLSGTRLLSRRRLALLWRPLGRRRAEVLRALLILIAATVLDVLGPWLTQRYLDDYLIPGNLAPEALAGLVAIYVITQLGAAAGRYFQQLRFARLALASVRDIRERVFTHLLHQPLSTLDNIAAGELVARVTNDTESLKELYIGVLATLIGNVVLLIGILSAMALMDGTLAMIATALVPLSIGMIWLYQRFSGRAAREVRRLRALQNARIAEAIGGMSVLQASDQTERFSRRYHRLNVAQYQARMRTVRVSGLLLRSAIDLMAMLITLSLVAVFGLRELGGGAELGVLYAFIAWLGRISEPLIQITQRLQVFQSALVATGRLEEVLDRPREMPEPDTRAAQAATRRHTDNAVIASGHYQLEQLSFRHKGAEGPALTGLTLAIESGEFLGVVGPTGSGKSTLLDLLSGQRPAPASQLLLDGRPLMEWSARQRATAIAVVPQEPFIRATTLRDNLLLGREISQQHLSRVLHKAHLAPLVDSLTLGLDTLLGERGLSLSTGERQLLALGRALVTTPRVLLLDEATASIDSHTEALLQQALHELRGEVTLIVVAHRLATVRDADRLLVLEQGRITQLGAHDALMAESGLYRRLWREDIAL, from the coding sequence ATGAGCCACGATGCCGCGACATGCCCCGACACCCTCAGCGGCACTCGCCTGCTCAGCCGACGGCGGCTGGCATTGCTCTGGCGACCGCTGGGCCGGCGCCGCGCAGAGGTCCTGCGCGCGCTGTTGATCCTGATCGCGGCGACCGTACTGGATGTGCTCGGCCCGTGGCTGACCCAGCGCTATCTGGATGATTACCTGATTCCCGGCAACCTCGCCCCCGAGGCCTTGGCCGGATTGGTGGCCATCTACGTGATCACCCAGCTGGGCGCCGCCGCCGGACGCTATTTCCAGCAGCTGCGCTTTGCCCGCCTGGCCCTCGCCAGCGTGCGCGATATCCGTGAGCGAGTCTTCACACACCTGCTTCACCAGCCACTGTCGACCCTCGACAATATCGCCGCCGGTGAATTGGTGGCCCGCGTGACCAACGATACCGAGTCGCTCAAGGAGCTGTATATCGGGGTGCTGGCGACACTGATCGGCAATGTGGTGCTGTTGATCGGCATCCTGTCGGCGATGGCCCTGATGGATGGCACCCTGGCGATGATCGCGACAGCGCTGGTGCCGCTCTCCATCGGCATGATCTGGCTGTATCAGCGCTTCTCCGGGCGCGCTGCGCGCGAGGTACGCCGCCTGCGTGCCTTGCAGAATGCCAGAATCGCCGAGGCGATCGGCGGCATGAGTGTGCTGCAGGCAAGCGACCAGACCGAACGCTTCAGTCGGCGCTACCATCGACTCAACGTCGCGCAATATCAGGCGAGAATGCGCACGGTACGGGTATCGGGCTTGCTGCTGCGTTCGGCTATCGACCTGATGGCGATGCTGATCACGCTCTCGCTGGTCGCCGTGTTCGGGCTGCGCGAACTGGGCGGCGGTGCGGAACTGGGGGTGCTCTACGCGTTCATCGCCTGGCTGGGACGCATCAGCGAGCCCCTGATCCAGATCACACAGCGACTGCAGGTCTTCCAGTCGGCGCTGGTGGCGACTGGCCGGCTGGAAGAGGTCCTGGACCGCCCACGCGAGATGCCTGAGCCAGACACGCGCGCCGCGCAGGCGGCCACGCGTCGGCACACGGACAATGCCGTGATAGCGAGTGGTCACTATCAACTCGAGCAGCTGAGTTTCCGTCATAAGGGTGCGGAGGGTCCGGCCCTCACTGGCCTGACGCTTGCCATCGAGAGCGGTGAGTTTCTCGGCGTGGTCGGCCCGACGGGCAGCGGCAAGTCCACCCTGCTCGATCTGCTCAGCGGGCAGCGCCCTGCCCCGGCGTCTCAGCTGCTGCTCGATGGTCGTCCGCTGATGGAGTGGTCGGCTCGGCAACGCGCTACCGCGATCGCCGTCGTCCCGCAGGAGCCCTTCATCCGCGCCACGACACTGCGCGACAACCTGCTGCTGGGGCGTGAGATCAGCCAGCAGCACCTGTCACGGGTTCTGCACAAGGCGCATCTGGCGCCGCTGGTCGATAGTCTTACGCTGGGGCTCGACACCTTGCTGGGCGAACGCGGCCTGAGTCTTTCCACGGGTGAGCGCCAATTGCTGGCGCTCGGACGCGCACTGGTCACGACACCACGCGTGCTGTTGCTGGATGAGGCCACCGCCAGCATCGATAGCCATACCGAAGCCCTGTTGCAGCAGGCACTGCATGAGCTGCGTGGCGAAGTGACCTTGATCGTGGTGGCACACCGGCTTGCCACGGTGCGCGATGCAGACCGCCTGCTGGTGCTGGAACAGGGCCGCATCACCCAGCTGGGGGCCCATGATGCCCTGATGGCAGAATCCGGCCTCTATCGGCGACTATGGCGAGAAGACATCGCGCTCTGA